Proteins co-encoded in one Actinomadura luteofluorescens genomic window:
- a CDS encoding NADH-quinone oxidoreductase subunit J: MTGSVASAHVLAAEVADKQSGEPFFFWLLAIVSVLAALGMIFARKAVHSALLLATVMLCLAALYAIQNAPFLAFVQVIVYTGAVLMLFLFVLMLVGVSSTDSLVETIRGQRFWAVIAAIGFLVLLAVGLGNAALGGSAGLTQANSEGNIIGLARLLFSKYVFAFEATSALLITAALGAMVLAHRERTEPKPTQKDLSRQRFLSGSHPGPLPGPGTYARHNAVDMPALLPDGTPSELSVNPVIAARTDTAERHADLYGGSEEEALERDVAAVKAVTEDVHDTDAEARSVKSGTPAAGGGASEGEAGE; this comes from the coding sequence GTGACCGGCTCCGTCGCGAGCGCGCACGTGCTCGCCGCCGAGGTCGCCGACAAGCAGTCCGGCGAGCCGTTCTTCTTCTGGCTGCTGGCGATCGTCTCGGTGCTCGCCGCGCTCGGCATGATCTTCGCACGGAAGGCGGTGCACTCGGCGCTGCTGCTGGCGACCGTGATGCTCTGCCTGGCGGCGCTGTACGCGATCCAGAACGCGCCGTTCCTGGCGTTCGTGCAGGTGATCGTCTACACCGGCGCGGTGCTGATGCTGTTCCTGTTCGTGCTGATGCTCGTCGGGGTCAGTTCCACCGACTCGCTGGTGGAGACGATCCGGGGCCAGCGGTTCTGGGCGGTCATCGCCGCGATCGGCTTCCTCGTCCTGCTGGCCGTCGGGCTCGGCAACGCCGCGCTCGGCGGCTCGGCCGGGCTGACCCAGGCCAACTCCGAGGGCAACATCATCGGGCTGGCCCGGCTGCTGTTCTCCAAGTACGTGTTCGCGTTCGAGGCGACCAGCGCCCTGCTGATCACCGCGGCGCTGGGCGCGATGGTGCTGGCGCACCGGGAGCGCACCGAGCCGAAGCCGACGCAGAAGGACCTGTCGCGGCAGCGGTTCCTGTCCGGCTCCCACCCGGGCCCGCTGCCGGGCCCCGGCACCTACGCCCGGCACAACGCCGTCGACATGCCGGCGCTGCTGCCCGACGGGACGCCCTCCGAGCTGTCGGTCAACCCGGTCATCGCGGCCCGCACCGACACCGCGGAGCGGCACGCCGACCTGTACGGCGGCTCCGAGGAGGAGGCCCTCGAACGGGACGTGGCCGCGGTCAAGGCGGTCACCGAGGACGTCCACGACACCGATGCCGAGGCGCGCTCGGTCAAGTCGGGGACGCCGGCCGCCGGCGGCGGCGCTAGTGAAGGCGAGGCAGGAGAATGA
- the nuoH gene encoding NADH-quinone oxidoreductase subunit NuoH yields the protein MSSLAAAPAPDPQLQDFGSDPWWLIGGKVLAIFVFLVVTVLMTMWIERRVIGRMQLRVGPNRAGPFGLLQGLADGVKLALKEDIVPRQVDKIVFVLAPVMAAVPAFISFVIIPFGPTVSIFGHRTALQGTDLPVAVLLVLAMSSMAIYGIVLAGWSSMSPYSLLGGLRSSAQMISYEIAMGLSFVAVFMFAGSMSTSEIVAAQHDKWFVVLLAPSFVVYVITMMGESNRIPFDLPEGEGELVGGFHTEYSSLKFAMFFLAEYINLATLSALATTMFLGGWRAPAPISTVWAGANSGWWPVLWFLIKIFLFIFFFIWLRGTLPRVRYDQLMKLGWKVLMPFSLGWIMLVATIRALRNDGYEMRQLFIAAAVVAAIVLVATVIWEMLRGREDDKEIVPGAAPGPRTDPSAGGFPVPPMDAPHYHGRAREPVRPATIETPSEEVTSGTH from the coding sequence ATGAGCTCCCTGGCCGCGGCGCCGGCGCCCGACCCGCAGCTGCAGGACTTCGGGTCGGACCCGTGGTGGCTGATCGGCGGCAAGGTCCTCGCCATCTTCGTGTTCCTCGTCGTCACCGTGCTGATGACGATGTGGATCGAGCGGCGCGTCATCGGCCGGATGCAGCTGCGCGTCGGCCCCAACCGCGCCGGGCCCTTCGGCCTGCTGCAGGGCCTCGCCGACGGCGTCAAGCTGGCGCTCAAGGAGGACATCGTCCCCCGCCAGGTCGACAAGATCGTCTTCGTCCTGGCGCCGGTGATGGCGGCGGTGCCCGCGTTCATCTCCTTCGTCATCATCCCGTTCGGCCCGACGGTCTCGATCTTCGGCCACCGGACGGCGCTGCAGGGCACCGACCTTCCGGTCGCGGTGCTGCTCGTCCTCGCGATGTCCTCGATGGCGATCTACGGCATCGTGCTGGCCGGCTGGTCCTCGATGTCGCCGTACTCGCTGCTCGGCGGGCTGCGCTCGTCCGCGCAGATGATCTCCTACGAGATCGCGATGGGCCTGTCGTTCGTGGCCGTGTTCATGTTCGCCGGCTCGATGTCCACCTCGGAGATCGTCGCGGCGCAGCACGACAAGTGGTTCGTGGTGCTGCTCGCGCCGTCGTTCGTCGTCTACGTCATCACGATGATGGGCGAGTCGAACCGCATCCCGTTCGACCTGCCCGAGGGCGAGGGCGAGCTGGTCGGCGGCTTCCACACCGAGTACTCGTCGCTGAAGTTCGCGATGTTCTTCCTCGCGGAGTACATCAACCTCGCGACGCTGTCGGCCCTGGCCACCACCATGTTCCTCGGCGGCTGGCGCGCCCCGGCACCGATCTCCACGGTGTGGGCGGGCGCCAACTCCGGCTGGTGGCCGGTGCTGTGGTTCCTGATCAAGATCTTCCTGTTCATCTTCTTCTTCATCTGGCTGCGCGGCACGCTGCCGCGCGTGCGCTACGACCAGCTGATGAAGCTCGGCTGGAAGGTGCTGATGCCCTTCTCGCTCGGCTGGATCATGCTGGTCGCGACCATCCGCGCGCTGCGCAACGACGGCTACGAGATGCGGCAGCTGTTCATCGCCGCCGCCGTGGTCGCCGCGATCGTGCTGGTCGCCACGGTGATCTGGGAGATGCTCCGCGGCCGCGAGGACGACAAGGAGATCGTCCCGGGGGCGGCGCCGGGGCCGCGCACCGACCCGTCGGCGGGCGGGTTCCCGGTGCCGCCGATGGACGCGCCCCACTACCACGGCCGCGCCCGCGAGCCGGTCCGGCCGGCCACGATCGAAACGCCCTCCGAGGAGGTCACCAGTGGGACTCACTGA
- a CDS encoding NADH-quinone oxidoreductase subunit G, whose amino-acid sequence MTVTDDKSAVERPVEMVSCTIDGFEIEVPKGTLIIRAAELLGIQIPRFCDHPLLDPVGACRQCLVEIPDAGNGRGMPKPQASCTTAVMPGMVVKTQLTSPVADKAQHGVMELLLINHPLDCPICDKGGECPLQNQAMSNGRGETRFVEAKRTFPKPIPLSSQVLLDRERCIQCARCTRFSDQIAGDAFIDLFERGAKEQVGAADGKPFQSYFSGNTVQICPVGALTGAAYRFRSRPFDLVSQPSVCEHCASGCALRTDHRRGKITRRLAGDDPQVNEEWNCDKGRWAFTYGTRPERLAQPLVRGEDGELEPASWPEALTIAARGLAAARGSAGVLTGGRVTLEDAYAYAKFARIALGTNDVDFRARPLSEEESRFLASSVAGHPIEVTYADLEKAPVVLLAGFEPEEESPIVFLRLRKAFRKNRLKVFAAAPFATRGLAKVGGTLLPTLPGAEAEVLGSLIGDDARSDIRTLLETPGAVILVGERLATSPGALTSATRVAQATGARLAWVPRRAGERGAIEAGALPGLLPIGRPVTDPQARADVARAWGVADLPAGPGEDTAGIIAEAAAGRRGALLVGGVDPYDLADPEAMLRALEATPFVVSLEQRPSAVTDRADVVLPVAAVAEKSGTFVDWEGRGRPFDVVLKSAGRMSDLRVLDALADEMDVHLGLPGPEAARREMAGLGAYRGERPDAPSVAQGLAPHPERGEALLATWRLLLDRGRLQDGEPFLAGTAKPAAARLSPATAAEIGATGAVTVSGPRGAVTLPLEITPDLPDRVVWLPTNSAGCALHRDVGAAAGGVVKIAGAVPATATENAGGTE is encoded by the coding sequence GTGACCGTCACCGACGACAAGTCGGCGGTGGAGCGGCCGGTGGAGATGGTCTCCTGCACCATCGACGGCTTCGAGATCGAGGTGCCCAAGGGCACGCTGATCATCCGGGCCGCCGAGCTGCTCGGCATCCAGATCCCCCGGTTCTGCGACCACCCGCTGCTGGACCCGGTCGGGGCCTGCCGGCAGTGCCTGGTGGAGATCCCCGACGCCGGCAACGGCCGGGGCATGCCGAAGCCGCAGGCGTCCTGCACCACCGCGGTGATGCCGGGCATGGTGGTCAAGACCCAGCTCACCTCGCCGGTCGCCGACAAGGCGCAGCACGGCGTGATGGAACTGCTGCTGATCAACCACCCGCTGGACTGCCCGATCTGCGACAAGGGCGGCGAGTGCCCGCTGCAGAACCAGGCGATGTCCAACGGCCGCGGCGAGACCCGGTTCGTGGAGGCCAAGCGGACCTTCCCCAAGCCGATCCCGCTGTCCAGCCAGGTGCTGCTCGACCGGGAGCGCTGCATCCAGTGCGCCCGCTGCACCCGGTTCTCCGACCAGATCGCCGGCGACGCGTTCATCGACCTGTTCGAGCGCGGCGCCAAGGAGCAGGTCGGCGCGGCGGACGGCAAGCCGTTCCAGTCCTACTTCTCCGGCAACACCGTGCAGATCTGCCCGGTGGGCGCGCTGACCGGCGCCGCGTACCGGTTCCGGTCCCGCCCGTTCGACCTGGTCTCGCAGCCGAGCGTCTGCGAGCACTGCGCGTCCGGCTGCGCGCTGCGCACCGACCACCGCCGCGGGAAGATCACGCGGCGGCTGGCCGGGGACGACCCGCAGGTCAACGAGGAGTGGAACTGCGACAAGGGCCGCTGGGCGTTCACCTACGGGACGCGGCCCGAGCGGCTCGCCCAGCCGCTCGTCCGGGGCGAGGACGGCGAGCTGGAGCCCGCGTCCTGGCCCGAGGCGCTCACCATCGCGGCGCGCGGCCTCGCGGCGGCGCGCGGCTCGGCCGGCGTCCTGACCGGCGGCCGCGTCACCCTTGAGGACGCCTACGCCTACGCCAAGTTCGCCCGGATCGCGCTCGGCACCAACGACGTCGACTTCCGGGCCCGGCCGCTGTCGGAGGAGGAGTCGCGGTTCCTCGCCTCGTCCGTCGCGGGCCACCCCATCGAGGTGACCTACGCCGACCTGGAGAAGGCGCCGGTCGTCCTGCTCGCCGGGTTCGAGCCCGAGGAGGAGTCGCCGATCGTCTTCCTGCGGCTCCGCAAGGCGTTCCGCAAGAACCGCCTGAAGGTGTTCGCGGCGGCCCCGTTCGCGACGCGCGGGCTGGCGAAGGTCGGCGGCACGCTGCTGCCGACGCTGCCCGGCGCGGAAGCCGAGGTCCTCGGCTCCCTCATCGGGGATGACGCCAGGTCCGACATCCGCACGCTGCTGGAGACGCCCGGCGCTGTCATCCTCGTCGGCGAGCGGCTCGCCACCAGCCCCGGCGCGCTCACGTCGGCGACCCGGGTGGCGCAGGCCACCGGAGCCCGGCTGGCCTGGGTGCCGCGCCGGGCCGGGGAGCGCGGCGCGATCGAGGCCGGGGCGCTGCCCGGGCTGCTGCCGATCGGCCGTCCGGTCACCGACCCGCAGGCCCGCGCCGACGTCGCCCGTGCCTGGGGCGTCGCCGACCTGCCCGCCGGTCCCGGCGAGGACACGGCCGGCATCATCGCGGAGGCGGCCGCGGGGCGGCGCGGCGCGCTGCTCGTCGGCGGCGTCGACCCCTACGACCTGGCCGACCCCGAGGCGATGCTGCGGGCGCTGGAGGCCACCCCGTTCGTGGTGAGCCTGGAGCAGCGGCCGAGCGCGGTCACCGACCGCGCCGACGTCGTCCTGCCGGTCGCGGCGGTCGCGGAGAAGTCCGGGACGTTCGTCGACTGGGAGGGCCGCGGCCGCCCGTTCGACGTCGTGCTCAAGTCCGCCGGGCGGATGTCCGACCTGCGGGTGCTGGACGCGCTGGCCGACGAGATGGACGTCCACCTGGGCCTGCCGGGCCCCGAGGCCGCCCGCCGCGAGATGGCCGGCCTCGGCGCCTACCGCGGCGAGCGCCCGGACGCGCCGAGCGTCGCGCAGGGACTGGCGCCGCACCCCGAGCGGGGCGAGGCCCTCCTGGCGACCTGGCGGCTGCTGCTCGACCGGGGCCGCCTCCAGGACGGCGAGCCGTTCCTCGCCGGCACCGCCAAGCCCGCCGCCGCCCGGCTGTCGCCCGCGACGGCCGCGGAGATCGGCGCGACCGGCGCGGTGACGGTGTCGGGCCCGCGCGGCGCGGTCACGCTCCCGCTGGAGATCACCCCCGACCTGCCCGACCGGGTGGTGTGGCTGCCGACGAACTCGGCGGGCTGCGCCCTGCACCGGGACGTCGGCGCGGCCGCGGGAGGCGTCGTCAAGATCGCGGGCGCGGTGCCCGCGACCGCGACCGAGAACGCTGGAGGCACCGAATGA
- the nuoK gene encoding NADH-quinone oxidoreductase subunit NuoK — translation MSPGHYLALSAILFTIGALGVLVRRNAIVVFMCVELMLNATNLAFVSFSRMHGNLDGQIIAFFVMVVAAAEVVVGLAIIMTIFRTRRSSSVDDANLLKY, via the coding sequence ATGAGCCCGGGGCACTACCTGGCGCTCTCGGCGATCCTGTTCACCATCGGAGCGCTCGGCGTCCTCGTGCGCCGCAACGCCATCGTGGTGTTCATGTGCGTCGAGCTGATGCTGAACGCGACGAACCTGGCGTTCGTCTCGTTCTCCCGAATGCACGGCAACCTGGACGGCCAGATCATCGCCTTCTTCGTGATGGTGGTGGCCGCGGCGGAGGTCGTGGTGGGTCTGGCGATCATCATGACCATCTTCCGGACCCGCAGGTCCTCGTCGGTCGACGACGCGAACCTGCTGAAGTACTGA
- the nuoI gene encoding NADH-quinone oxidoreductase subunit NuoI — MGLTDFLNPVKGFGVSFHQMFMKSETVQYPEVKKPTAPRFHGRHQLNRWPDGLEKCIGCELCAWACPADAIFVEGADNTADERYSPGERFGRTYQINYLRCILCGLCIEACPTRALTMTNEYELADDSRESLIYTKEMLLAPLREGMEAPPHEMRLGDTEEDYYRLGLQEGDGHVSSEGGRPPTPPGTPSAPKIPSEGGGRASADQAVKREKARKGGEGK, encoded by the coding sequence GTGGGACTCACTGATTTCCTGAACCCGGTCAAGGGGTTCGGGGTCTCGTTCCACCAGATGTTCATGAAGAGCGAGACCGTCCAGTACCCCGAGGTGAAGAAGCCGACGGCTCCTCGCTTCCACGGGCGGCACCAGCTGAACCGGTGGCCGGACGGCCTGGAGAAGTGCATCGGCTGCGAGCTGTGCGCGTGGGCGTGCCCCGCGGACGCCATCTTCGTCGAGGGCGCCGACAACACGGCCGACGAGCGGTACTCGCCCGGCGAGCGCTTCGGACGCACCTACCAGATCAACTATCTGCGGTGCATCCTGTGCGGCCTGTGCATCGAGGCGTGCCCGACCCGGGCGCTCACGATGACCAACGAGTACGAGCTCGCCGACGACAGCCGCGAGAGCCTCATCTACACCAAGGAGATGCTGCTCGCCCCGCTGCGCGAGGGCATGGAGGCGCCCCCGCACGAGATGCGCCTGGGCGACACCGAGGAGGACTACTACCGCCTCGGCCTCCAGGAGGGCGACGGCCACGTGTCTTCCGAGGGGGGACGACCCCCCACGCCCCCCGGAACGCCTTCGGCTCCGAAGATCCCTTCGGAGGGCGGCGGGCGCGCGAGCGCCGACCAGGCCGTCAAGCGCGAGAAGGCGCGCAAGGGCGGTGAGGGCAAGTGA